A segment of the Akkermansia muciniphila genome:
TTTCCGGCAACCTGAGCGCCGTCGGTTCCGATACGCTGAACAACCTGATGACCCTTTGGGCGGAAGGATTCAGCAAGAAGTACCCCAGCGTCAAAATAGGCGTTGAAGGCAAAGGGTCTTCCACGGCTCCCCCCGCCCTCACGGCAGGGACGGCCCAGCTCGCCCCCATGAGCCGCCAGATGAAGCGGGAGGAAATCGCCGCCTTTGAAGCCAAATACGGCTACAAGCCGACGGAAATCAAGGTGGCCCTGGACGCCGTGGCCTTCTTCGTTAACAAGAACAATCCCATCCAGGCCCTTTCCCTGTCGCAGATTGACTCCATCTTCTCCTCCACCTTCAAGCGCGGGGGCTCCAACATCTCCGACTGGGGCGATGCGGGCGTCCCCTCCATGAAGGGAAAAGCCATCTCCATCTATGGCCGTAACAGCGCCTCCGGCACGAACGGCTTCGTGAAGGAAATCGCCCTGAAGAAGGGGGACTACAAAAACTCCGTGAAGGAACAGCCCGGTTCCTCCGCCGTCGTGCAGGGCATCAGCTCTGACGAACAGGGGATCGGCTACTCCGGCATCGGATACGTCACCTCCGGCGTGAAAACCCTCTCCCTGGCGGAAAAAGGCGGCCAGGTGGCCGTGCAGCCCTCCTATGACAACTGCATCAGCGGCAAATACCCGCTCTCCCGCTACCTGCTGATTTACGTCAACAAGAAGCCCGGCGAACCCCTGGACACCCTGACCAGGGAATTCATCAAGTTCATCGTCTCCAAGGACGGCCAGGAAATCGTGACCAAGGACGGCTATTACCCGATTCCCGCCAAGGTCAGCGCGGATGTCCTCAAGAGCATTGAATAAACACCCCTTCCATACGCCATCAACACATGCCGGGGCAGGACTGCGGCCTTCCCACCGGAGTCCTGCCCCCAACTCCCCTCTCCACCGCCTGCCGTCATGAGCGCCAAAGCCCCCTCTCCCGCGCCGCCCAAGAAGCCCAAGCCCGTTCCGGAACGCTTCCAGGTGGCAAGAACCACGCTGTGGTTTGACCGCATCATGACTAAAACCATCATCGGCGGGGGCTTTACCGTCATTGTAGCCGTTTTCGGCATCCTCTTTTTCCTGCTGGCCGTCACCATTCCCCTCTTCCAG
Coding sequences within it:
- a CDS encoding PstS family phosphate ABC transporter substrate-binding protein: MKFVAKILTIAAALSSLSMAAEKVTVDSSIKPYAPTSGVSGNLSAVGSDTLNNLMTLWAEGFSKKYPSVKIGVEGKGSSTAPPALTAGTAQLAPMSRQMKREEIAAFEAKYGYKPTEIKVALDAVAFFVNKNNPIQALSLSQIDSIFSSTFKRGGSNISDWGDAGVPSMKGKAISIYGRNSASGTNGFVKEIALKKGDYKNSVKEQPGSSAVVQGISSDEQGIGYSGIGYVTSGVKTLSLAEKGGQVAVQPSYDNCISGKYPLSRYLLIYVNKKPGEPLDTLTREFIKFIVSKDGQEIVTKDGYYPIPAKVSADVLKSIE